The following proteins are encoded in a genomic region of Oncorhynchus masou masou isolate Uvic2021 unplaced genomic scaffold, UVic_Omas_1.1 unplaced_scaffold_900, whole genome shotgun sequence:
- the LOC135538076 gene encoding casein kinase II subunit alpha'-like produces MNTHYEHGSSLTEKVWLDARRVCLNVPLSPCCVQLVRIAKVLGTDELFGYLHKYHIELDTRFKDLLGQQTRKRWEQFVQTENQHLVTPEALDLLDKLLRYDHQQRLTAAEAMQHPYFYPVLNEQTISNTDTKAISGSNAT; encoded by the exons ATGAATACACACTATGAACACGGTTCATCTTTGACGGAGAAGGTGTGGCTGGATGCTCGACGTGTGTGTCTCAACGTTCCTCTGTCCCCATGTTGTGTCCAGCTGGTCCGCATCGCTAAGGTCCTTGGGACAGATGAGCTGTTCGGCTACCTACACAAGTACCACATCGAGCTGGACACGCGTTTCAAAGACCTCCTGGGACA GCAGACGAGGAAGCGCTGGGAGCAGTTTGTCCAGACAGAGAACCAGCACCTGGTGACCCCTGAGGCCCTGGACCTGCTGGACAAGCTGCTACGTTACGACCACCAGCAGAGACTGACCGCTGCTGAGGCTATGCAGCATCCATACTTCT ATCCGGTGCTGAATGAACAGACCATCTCCAACACAGACACCAAGGCAATAAGTGGATCCAATGCAACatga